One Fusobacterium ulcerans DNA segment encodes these proteins:
- a CDS encoding DEAD/DEAH box helicase → MARFLLNVFRKTKNEKIIDKGRDCYDNKQLLDYRIEKTQKKGKTIFEMEGKFNGSVDVYKPSINFTKDELMDYHCNCIYYNLNKSICKHIVAMAFEGNNFLEGLETEKEREIIEYFRKEKAPKEKIGLDADLWIVNKNDTESSVDIDLTLLIGGRKYKLNEKISEFLENYEENSMRFGALYTYDPQREYFIGWEKEFLDSLKEIYEFYTSNNQREEFSIEKIFERKKSAERLLNILEKNEQINIKKEKLEKLIKVDLDYYNEKINITFSEPIKYLSMGYSYIGYRDIIDVKIYKVSPEKLEEFREFERIMKLKNWNLSLKEEHLKDIVNKISRFAKVNISKRLKERVYKPKLMDIGIFIDSNAKKGIELTIKKLYDGKEKKNIDKLIILDKESDKEIETKDIVKILENYRFFKDNEKYVLDNHDKIYLFVKEGIPKLNMKYKIFYSKDFKLRKYETVSYCASTKITDLFEINFEIDGIAKEEILGVLKAVKEKKKYYILKNGDILFLGENKNMEEFSELLEKTEAKRDEILSGKIKRERNYGYFLAKFLNRLTSMEKTKNLETVYKKIIQCKEKNNNPDIDKNFPILREYQKLGLQWLLFLRELGMGGILADDMGLGKTLQIISYFSAIEEQKGLKLVIAPKALMYNWRNEFKKFAPHLSVKIIEGEIAARKRKIENSKPGDILISTYGFLNKDMDFYKDISIDTLVIDEAQNIKNYMSKTASCVKEIKADIRIALTGTPIENNALELWSIFDFVFPGYLGKHIKFKRQYRNDLKSLKEVIAPFILRRLKREVLSELPDKIETDIIVELGTEEKKLYLAYLKKYKREIASEKNSLKIFLYITRLRQLCNHPQLFLEDYSGKSSKLEALLELLEECKSGGHRVLVFSQFTEMLEIIKKNMPENMTYLYLDGKTKAKERIELVENFNSGNEDVFIISLKAGGSGLNITGADTVIHFDPWWNSSVEDQATARAYRLGQKKNVNVFKMVAKGTIEEKINTIKEGKEELIREILDQNEELSVLSKKEILKLLYVK, encoded by the coding sequence GTGGCAAGATTCTTACTGAATGTATTCAGAAAAACTAAAAATGAAAAGATAATTGATAAAGGAAGAGATTGCTATGATAATAAGCAGCTCCTTGATTACCGAATAGAAAAAACTCAAAAAAAAGGTAAAACTATATTTGAGATGGAAGGAAAATTCAATGGAAGTGTAGATGTATACAAGCCCAGCATTAACTTTACTAAAGATGAACTTATGGATTACCATTGTAATTGTATTTACTATAATTTAAATAAAAGTATATGTAAACATATAGTAGCTATGGCATTTGAAGGAAATAATTTTTTAGAGGGATTAGAAACAGAAAAAGAAAGAGAAATAATAGAATACTTTAGAAAAGAAAAGGCACCTAAAGAAAAAATCGGTTTAGATGCTGACTTATGGATAGTTAATAAAAATGATACTGAATCAAGTGTTGATATAGATTTAACACTCTTGATAGGTGGAAGAAAATATAAACTTAATGAGAAGATTTCAGAATTCTTAGAAAATTATGAAGAAAATTCTATGAGATTTGGAGCATTGTATACGTATGATCCTCAAAGAGAATATTTCATTGGTTGGGAAAAGGAATTTCTTGATTCATTAAAAGAAATTTATGAATTTTATACTTCTAATAATCAAAGGGAAGAGTTTTCTATCGAGAAAATATTTGAAAGAAAAAAATCTGCTGAAAGACTTCTTAATATATTAGAAAAGAATGAACAAATAAATATTAAAAAAGAAAAGTTAGAAAAACTTATAAAAGTTGATTTAGATTATTATAATGAAAAAATCAATATAACTTTTTCAGAACCTATAAAATATCTGAGCATGGGATATAGTTATATTGGGTATAGAGATATTATTGATGTGAAAATATACAAGGTATCTCCAGAAAAATTGGAAGAATTCAGAGAATTTGAAAGAATAATGAAATTGAAAAATTGGAATTTAAGTTTAAAGGAAGAGCACTTGAAAGATATAGTGAATAAAATATCAAGATTCGCTAAAGTAAATATAAGCAAAAGATTAAAAGAAAGAGTATATAAACCTAAGCTAATGGATATTGGAATATTTATAGATTCAAATGCAAAAAAAGGAATAGAACTAACTATAAAAAAATTATATGATGGAAAAGAAAAGAAAAACATAGATAAACTTATTATTTTAGATAAAGAATCAGATAAAGAAATAGAAACAAAAGACATTGTTAAAATATTAGAAAATTATAGATTTTTTAAAGACAATGAAAAATATGTCTTAGATAATCATGATAAAATTTATCTTTTTGTAAAAGAAGGTATTCCTAAGCTAAATATGAAATATAAAATCTTTTATTCAAAAGATTTTAAATTAAGAAAATATGAAACAGTAAGTTATTGTGCGTCAACTAAAATAACTGATCTTTTTGAAATAAACTTTGAAATAGATGGAATTGCAAAAGAAGAAATTTTAGGTGTATTAAAAGCTGTTAAAGAAAAGAAAAAATACTATATTCTTAAAAATGGAGATATACTTTTTTTAGGAGAAAATAAGAATATGGAAGAATTTTCAGAATTGTTGGAAAAAACCGAAGCAAAAAGGGATGAGATACTTTCAGGAAAAATAAAAAGAGAAAGAAATTATGGATACTTTTTAGCAAAATTTTTAAATAGGTTGACTAGCATGGAGAAGACAAAAAATCTTGAAACTGTCTATAAAAAAATTATACAGTGTAAGGAAAAAAATAATAATCCAGACATAGACAAAAACTTTCCAATATTAAGAGAATATCAAAAACTAGGGCTACAGTGGCTTTTATTCTTAAGGGAATTAGGAATGGGAGGTATATTAGCAGATGATATGGGGCTTGGAAAAACTTTACAGATAATATCATATTTTTCTGCAATAGAAGAACAAAAAGGCTTAAAACTCGTAATAGCACCAAAGGCTCTTATGTACAACTGGAGAAATGAGTTTAAAAAATTTGCTCCACATCTTTCTGTAAAGATTATAGAAGGGGAAATAGCAGCAAGAAAAAGAAAAATAGAAAATTCTAAACCTGGAGATATTCTCATAAGTACATATGGTTTTTTAAATAAAGATATGGATTTCTATAAGGATATTTCTATTGACACATTGGTAATTGATGAAGCTCAGAATATAAAAAACTATATGTCTAAAACTGCTAGTTGTGTAAAAGAAATAAAAGCAGATATAAGAATAGCTTTAACAGGAACTCCAATAGAAAATAATGCTTTGGAATTGTGGAGTATTTTTGATTTTGTTTTTCCTGGATATTTAGGGAAACATATAAAATTTAAAAGGCAATATAGGAATGACTTAAAAAGTTTAAAAGAAGTAATAGCGCCGTTTATTTTGAGAAGACTAAAAAGAGAGGTCCTCAGTGAACTGCCAGATAAGATTGAAACTGATATTATTGTTGAATTAGGAACAGAGGAAAAAAAGCTTTATCTAGCTTATTTAAAAAAATATAAAAGAGAAATTGCTAGTGAAAAAAATTCATTGAAAATATTTCTCTACATTACAAGATTGAGACAGTTGTGCAATCATCCGCAACTTTTTTTAGAAGACTATAGTGGTAAAAGTTCAAAATTAGAAGCACTATTGGAGCTTTTAGAAGAATGTAAAAGTGGAGGACACAGGGTATTAGTGTTTTCTCAATTTACTGAAATGCTGGAAATAATTAAAAAAAATATGCCTGAAAATATGACATATTTATATTTAGATGGTAAAACAAAAGCAAAAGAAAGAATAGAATTAGTAGAAAACTTTAATTCGGGAAATGAAGATGTGTTTATTATCTCGTTAAAAGCTGGAGGAAGCGGTCTCAATATTACTGGAGCAGATACTGTAATACATTTTGATCCATGGTGGAATAGCTCAGTTGAAGATCAGGCTACTGCCAGAGCTTATAGATTAGGACAAAAAAAGAATGTAAATGTTTTTAAAATGGTAGCTAAGGGAACTATTGAGGAAAAAATAAATACGATAAAAGAGGGAAAAGAAGAATTAATAAGAGAAATATTAGATCAAAATGAAGAGTTGAGTGTTTTGAGTAAAAAAGAGATATTAAAATTATTGTATGTAAAATAA
- a CDS encoding ABC transporter substrate-binding protein: MIKKIAALTLSLFLLGCGGKTEEKKETKNEKVTVTVAQAAKPKTLDPPLANQVASMTVARQVFNTLLAVDDEGNLIPEIAEKWEFENPKSILFTIKKGIKFHNGAELTVEDVAFSVERMREKAGTRILLEKISGVEIVDDTHVRVLLSSEFSPLLYNMTLSLCGIINKEDTLKRGESEIAVNPNGTGPFRLTYWNSGDVLRFEPFEDSFMGKPEIDELVFKVIPEGNNRLIALETGEVDIAYNLSPSDIKFVEENKDLTLVNRPSMRTEYVGFNTEKAPFNKKEFRQAVNNVLDREGILSAVYDNAGEPATSMVSPNMIGGKPTGDISLNLDKAKELLNKVGDIPKEMKIMTDSTPANIQTAQIIQANLKELGIDLIIEPVEWGTYLEKSAIGQHELILGGWFPGTNDSDIVLYPLYHTDARGAAGNRSFYSNPEYDKLAEQGRLETDMDKRAEIYREAQAILEEDLPLIPILRKNELVGMRKNITNFIFRPNGHHVLTKIKKIK, encoded by the coding sequence ATGATAAAAAAGATAGCAGCATTAACATTATCACTATTTTTATTGGGATGTGGAGGAAAAACTGAGGAAAAGAAGGAGACTAAAAATGAAAAGGTAACTGTAACTGTAGCTCAGGCAGCAAAACCTAAAACTTTAGATCCGCCTCTTGCTAATCAGGTAGCATCTATGACTGTAGCAAGACAGGTATTCAATACTCTTTTAGCTGTAGATGATGAAGGAAATCTTATTCCTGAAATAGCAGAAAAATGGGAATTTGAAAATCCAAAATCTATTCTTTTTACTATAAAAAAAGGAATAAAATTTCATAATGGTGCTGAACTTACAGTGGAAGATGTAGCTTTTTCTGTGGAAAGAATGAGAGAAAAAGCTGGAACTCGTATACTTTTAGAAAAAATAAGTGGTGTTGAAATAGTGGATGATACTCATGTGAGAGTACTTTTATCTAGTGAATTTTCGCCATTGCTGTATAATATGACTCTTTCTCTTTGTGGAATAATAAATAAAGAGGATACATTGAAAAGAGGAGAAAGTGAAATAGCTGTAAATCCAAATGGAACAGGACCTTTCAGACTTACTTATTGGAATAGTGGAGATGTATTAAGATTTGAGCCATTTGAGGATAGCTTTATGGGAAAACCTGAAATAGATGAGCTTGTATTTAAAGTTATACCTGAAGGGAACAACAGACTTATAGCTCTTGAAACTGGAGAAGTGGATATAGCATATAATCTTAGTCCATCTGACATAAAATTTGTAGAGGAAAATAAAGATCTTACTCTAGTAAACAGACCTTCTATGAGAACTGAATATGTAGGATTTAATACTGAAAAAGCTCCATTTAATAAAAAAGAATTTAGACAGGCTGTAAATAATGTTTTAGACAGAGAAGGAATATTGAGTGCTGTTTATGACAATGCAGGAGAGCCGGCTACTTCTATGGTAAGTCCTAACATGATAGGAGGAAAACCAACAGGGGATATCAGCTTGAATTTAGATAAAGCAAAAGAACTTTTAAACAAAGTTGGAGATATTCCTAAAGAGATGAAAATAATGACAGATTCTACTCCAGCCAACATTCAGACTGCTCAGATTATACAGGCTAACTTAAAAGAGTTAGGAATAGATTTGATAATAGAGCCAGTTGAATGGGGAACTTATCTTGAAAAGAGTGCTATTGGACAACATGAATTGATTTTAGGTGGATGGTTCCCAGGAACTAATGACTCTGATATTGTCTTATATCCACTTTATCACACAGATGCAAGAGGAGCAGCTGGAAACAGAAGTTTTTACAGCAATCCTGAATATGATAAATTAGCAGAACAAGGCAGACTTGAAACTGATATGGATAAGAGAGCTGAAATCTATAGAGAAGCTCAAGCTATATTGGAAGAAGATCTTCCATTGATACCTATTCTTAGAAAAAACGAGTTAGTAGGAATGAGAAAAAATATAACTAACTTTATATTCAGACCAAATGGACATCATGTTTTAACAAAGATAAAAAAAATTAAATAA
- a CDS encoding DUF2085 domain-containing protein, with protein MHKAGKFLKILFMCHSRPERSFYFKGEQFPICARCTGILLGWVLGIIYGILSEVPQGYITISILLPLIADGVIQSLGIKESNNIRRIITGILFGMGTIFIFIYFHRTMVKLAIIFLKKYIFIQ; from the coding sequence ATGCATAAAGCAGGAAAATTTTTAAAAATACTGTTTATGTGTCATTCGAGACCAGAGAGAAGTTTTTACTTCAAAGGAGAGCAATTTCCTATATGTGCAAGATGTACAGGAATACTTTTAGGATGGGTGCTTGGAATAATATATGGTATTTTATCAGAAGTTCCACAGGGATATATTACTATCTCAATCCTTCTTCCTTTAATAGCTGATGGTGTAATACAATCATTAGGAATAAAAGAAAGTAATAATATTAGAAGAATTATTACAGGAATTTTGTTTGGCATGGGAACTATATTTATTTTTATATACTTTCATAGAACAATGGTGAAATTAGCTATTATTTTTCTGAAAAAATATATTTTTATTCAATAA